A genomic region of Chaetodon auriga isolate fChaAug3 chromosome 11, fChaAug3.hap1, whole genome shotgun sequence contains the following coding sequences:
- the LOC143327993 gene encoding uncharacterized protein LOC143327993, producing the protein MKRVAVVARHNGLVSPLGNNNSGASSIVSAPQPRATSISACTDSGTGGGMDGLLDFSKGPTVKTELVCKWIDRTSSRQRLGRTATSVCDQTFSSMHELVDHVTTEHVAAGLETLSHVCMWDECMRGGKAFKAKYKLINHIRVHTGEKPFLCAFPNCGKMFARSENLKIHTRTHTGEKPFQCEFCERRFANSSDRKKHSQVHTASKPYDCKAMGCTKSYTHPSSLRKHMKVHIKSSPTSEPQDVYDSFPHQLQQPHQALIEPLDLKINRLSPSHVNRNAHFPLLSNHELNISSASEVGHKLLLRSSSPLAMPLDLSLSGLKSQLSQKQQSGRIPRRSQRSVNPALPQLSNIKEWYVCTRTTSPHFPLLHPDHIKSEPSDDEEYIT; encoded by the exons ATGAAGCGGGTGGCTGTAGTGGCCAGGCACAATGGCCTCGTCTCTCCGCTGGGGAACAACAATTCGGGGGCTTCTAGCATCGTCTCAGCGCCCCAACCGAGAGCCACTAGTATCTCCGCTTGTACCGACAGTGGTACCGGCGGTGGGATGGACGGCCTGCTGGATTTTTCTAAAGGCCCCACCGTCAAAACCGAGCTGGTTTGTAAATGGATTGATCGAACTTCCTCAAGGCAGAGGCTTGGGCGGACGGCGACATCCGTCTGCGACCAAACTTTCAGCTCCATGCATGAACTGGTGGACCACGTCACCACCGAGCATGTAGCAGCGGGGCTCGAGACCTTAAGTCATGTCTGTATGTGGGACGAGTGTATGCGCGGCGGGAAGGCATTCAAAGCCAAATACAAACTCATTAACCACATTCGCGTGCACACCGGGGAGAAGCCTTTTTTATGCGCATTTCCCAACTGCGGCAAGATGTTCGCACGCTCCGAGAACCTCAAGATccacacgcgcacgcacactg GTGAGAAGCCATTCCAGTGTGAGTTTTGCGAGCGCCGCTTTGCCAACAGTAGCGACCGAAAGAAGCACTCACAAGTCCACACGGCCTCAAAGCCTTATGACTGCAAGGCCATGGGCTGTACCAAGTCCTACACCCACCCCAGCTCTCTGCGGAAACACATGAAGGTTCACATCAAGTCGTCACCTACCTCTGAACCCCAAGATGTGTACGACTCCTTCCCTCATCAGCTCCAACAACCTCATCAAGCTCTCATTGAGCCCCTCGACCTTAAAATTAACCGCCTATCTCCATCACATGTCAACAGAAACGctcattttcctcttctgtccaaTCACGAATTGAATATCAGCTCAGCCAGCGAAGTGGGTCATAAGCTGCTGCTGCGGAGTTCATCTCCATTGGCAATGCCTCTTGATCTCTCCCTTTCAGGCCTGAAGAGCCAGCTGTCCCAGAAGCAGCAGAGTGGCAGGATCCCACGTAGGAGCCAGCGCTCAGTCAATCCAGCTTTACCTCAGTTGTCTAACATTAAGGAGTGGTATGTCTGTACCAGGACTACATCTCCacactttcctcttcttcacccaGACCACATCAAATCAGAACCTAGTGATGATGAGGAGTACATCACGTAG